The window ATGTTAAAAAAAAGTAATCGAGTATAACCAAATGATGGTTAGAAGGAGGAAAAAATGAAGTATAAACGCGTAAAAAAGATTGATTTTGATTTTAGTGCAATCGGTTATGGTTGTTGGGGTGCATCAGGAAAAGGCAGCTGGTCCAATCATCATGACCAAGACCAAATGAAGGCCATCCAGAAAGCCATGGCATTGGGTGTTAACTTTTTTGATGTAGCACCCATATACGGGATGGGCTATGCAGAAACGATTCTAGGTAAAGCCATTAAAGGTAATCGGCACAATATATTTATTGCAACCAAGGCAGGTATCCCATGGAATGATCAAGGCGAAGCTAGAAATGATGTATCAGCAGACAGTCTTTTGAAAGAAATAGATGACAGCTTGTTACGGCTGGGGGTAGACTATGTGAATCTTTTACAAGTCCATTGGCCGACGGATAGTGGTGTACCTTTAGAGGAAACAATGACTGCTATGAAAGCCATAAAGGATTCCGGCAAAGCCAACTACATAGGATTAAGCAATTATTCGGTGAGTGATATAAAAAAGGCATCGGCCATAGTCGATATTGTATCCATGCAGGGATTGTACAATATGTTTGAGCAAAATGCTGCCACATACCATAACATACCCCTCCAGTACAGAGTATCAAAAGAAATATTCCCTTATGTAAAAGAAAAGGGTATGGCGTTCTTCCCATATAGCCCTTTGTTTCAAGGTTTGTTAGTGGGAAAAATTAAAGAGGACACCACTTTTGGCCAAGGGGACGTGAGACATAATAATCCTAAGCTGCATGGTGAGGAAAGAATGAAGTATTTGACACTCTTAGATAAAATCAGAAACTTAGAGCCACTCAAAGACAAAGCACTTAATGAAATTGCTATGAACTATCTTATGGCAAAAGACCAGGTAACGTCCATTATTGCTACCGTTATGAATCAGGACGAATTGGCTGCTAATGTAAAAGCGCTAGAATGGGAAATGCCAAAAGAAACAATACAAGAAATTGACTGTATGGTAGAAGCAATTGAACAGCATGCATCCGAAAGGGGAGCGTAACATGGACTTAGATAATCTTCAAGTTAAACACGTAGCAAAGATGATTGATAACACCGTACTCAAACCTTTTATTTCTAATGATG is drawn from Vallitalea pronyensis and contains these coding sequences:
- a CDS encoding aldo/keto reductase, which codes for MKYKRVKKIDFDFSAIGYGCWGASGKGSWSNHHDQDQMKAIQKAMALGVNFFDVAPIYGMGYAETILGKAIKGNRHNIFIATKAGIPWNDQGEARNDVSADSLLKEIDDSLLRLGVDYVNLLQVHWPTDSGVPLEETMTAMKAIKDSGKANYIGLSNYSVSDIKKASAIVDIVSMQGLYNMFEQNAATYHNIPLQYRVSKEIFPYVKEKGMAFFPYSPLFQGLLVGKIKEDTTFGQGDVRHNNPKLHGEERMKYLTLLDKIRNLEPLKDKALNEIAMNYLMAKDQVTSIIATVMNQDELAANVKALEWEMPKETIQEIDCMVEAIEQHASERGA